In Thermoanaerobacterium xylanolyticum LX-11, the genomic window TATATTTTTATCAAATAAAATTTTATCAACAGCATTTTTATATCTTAAAAAAACAATGTTACATTGTTAATATTTTTTTGTCTTTTTAACAAAATTTATTAACAACTTGCCGATATAAACACATATAAATTATTTTTTATCAACAGCTTGTTTATATTTGTAGGAGGTCACAAAATGTATGACGATTGTTACTCACTTTGGGATGCAATATTTGAAAAATTAAAAAGCGAATTGACAACCACCAGCTATACCACATGGCTTGTTCATTTAAAACCTGTGGCACTATTAGATGACATACTTGTGCTATCAGCGGTAAATGTATTTACAAAAAACATAATAAATGGACGGTACTTAAATGTAATATACGATGCAGCAAAATCGATAACAAATAAAAAAATTGAAATAAAGATAGTATCCGAGGATGAAGAAGAATACAAGAAAATAAAAGAAACCGTCCAATTTAAAAGCGAAAAGGACAAGACTGTTTCTAATATGTTAAATCCAAAGTACACTTTTGATACATTTGTTGTAGGAAATAGCAATAAATTAGCACACGCCGCATGTTTAGCTGTAGCACAATCACCCGCAAGAGCGTACAATCCACTGTTTATATACGGAGGTGTTGGCCTAGGCAAAACCCACTTAATGCATGCTATAGGTCATTTTGTGCTGGAGCACAACAGCAACACAAAGATAATGTACGTTACATCAGAGACATTTACAAACGAGCTGGTTAACTCTATAAAAGACGACAAAAACGAAGAATTTAGGAATAAATACAGAAGCATGGACATACTTTTAATAGACGACATACAATTTATAGCTAAAAAAGAGAGGACGCAGGAGGAATTTTTCCATACTTTTAATACACTGTACGAAGCCAATAAACAGATAATAGTTTCCAGCGATAGACCTCCTAAAGAAATACCAACGCTGGAAGACAGGCTTAGATCGCGGTTTGAATGGGGCCTTATAGCAGATATACAGCCACCAGATTTCGAAACGAGGATAGCAATACTAAAGAAAAAAGCGCAAAACGAAAACCTAAATATTCCTGACGATGTGCTAGTATACATTGCTGAAAAAATACCTTCAAATATAAGAGAATTAGAAGGTGCTTTAATAAGAATCGTAGCTTTTTCCTCACTTACAAAGGCGAACATAGACCTTGATCTTGCAAAAGATGCTTTGAAGGACATAATATCAAACAAAGTTAGAAAGATAACAGTTAAGCTAATACAAGAAGAGGTATGCAAATACTACAACATAAACTACGAAGATTTTATATCAAAAAAGAGGACTAAGACAATAGCTTTCCCAAGGCAAATTGCAATGTACTTAGCCCGTGAAATGACAGACTTGTCATTGCCTAAGATAGGTGAAGAATTTGGCAAAGATCACACTACAGTTATTCATGCGTACGACAAAATCTCTAACGACATAAAGGAAGATGAATCTTTAAATAAGCAAATTGAAGAACTTAAAAAGAGAATAAAAGGTTTTTAACATATCAACGTTGATAAACTGTTGATAACATAAATTTTTTTGGGCTTGTTGATATTGTCAATATCTTTTCAAAAATAATAATAAGTTATCAACAACATAAAAATATGGTATATTAACTAAATTAAGAGTTTTTAACATATTAACAAGCTCTATTATTACTACTACTATTATTATTTATTTATATTTTTATTTTTTTTAAATATGCTTAAAAGGAGCGAAATTTTTTATGAAATTTTCTTGTGATAAAATTTCATTATTAAATGCTGTAAATAAAGTTATAAAAGGGGTAACCCCCCGTACCACCCTCCCTATTCTCCAAGGTATTCTTTTAAAATCAGAAAACAACAAGATAGTAATGTATACTACAGACATGGAAATAGGAATTCAATGTAGTATTGAGGCATTTATCATTGAAGATGGAAGCATAGTTGTTTCATCTAAAGTTTTCTCAGATCTTGTAAGAAAGCTTCCAGATGATACGGTTTTTTTTGAATCTGATGAAAGCAATATGGTATATATAAAGTGTGGTTTAACTGAATTTTCTATATCAGGAAATTCTTCTGATGAATTCCCTGATATTCCGGATGTAATAAAAGATGTGACTTTTTCGTTAAATCAGAAGATTCTAAAAGAAATGATAAAAATGACCTCATTCAGTGTTGCTCAAGATATGGCTAGGCCGATTTTGACAGGTATACTTATGGAAGTAAGCAAAAATACGATAAATATGGTAGCACTTGATGGATACCGAATGTCCATAAAAAAATACGTTTCAGAAGATCCTTTATCAAAAAATTTGGATGATTTTAGCGTTGTAATACCAGGTACTACAGCTAATGAGCTTTTAAGGGTTATGGAAGATAGTGATGATGAGGTATCTATATCTTTTACAGGTAATCAGATTTTATTTGAATTTAACGATACAAAAGTTATATCGAAACTTTTAGATGGGAATTATATGAATTATAAGACAGTAATACCTAAGGATTTTAAGTCTGTAGTCATTATAGATAAAGATGATTTAATAGGTGCTATAGATAGAGCGTCATTGTTGGCTTCAAATAAAAGTAATTTGATTAAATTTACTTTTAATGAAAGAGAACTTGTGATATCATCAAACTCTGAAAAGGGAAAGATGTCAGAAAGGCTTAATATAGAAATTGAAGGTAATCTGATTGAAATAGCTTTTAACTCCAGGTACCTTTTAGAAGCTCTTAGAGTCATCGATTCTAAAAAAATAAAGATTAGCATGATAAACAGCATAAACCCCATGATAATAACACCTATAGAAGATGATGACTACTTGTACATGGTGTTGCCTGTAAAATTAAATGATTAATCGAGAGGGTTTGGTATGATGGAAGAGGTAAAAATAAACACTGAATACATTACACTTGACCAGTTTTTAAAGTACGTAGGTATAGCGGAAACTGGTGGTAAAGGTAAACAAATGATATTAGAAGGTCTTGTAAAGGTAAATGGAAATATTGAGCTTAAAAGAGGGAAAAAATTGCGCAAAGGTGATACGGTAATCGTAGATGAAAAAAAGTTTGTGATTAAATAAAGTACAGTTTTGCTGTACGAAAGGAAAAGGAATGAATGTATCTAAAAGAGCTTATTGTTGACAATTTTAAGAATTTAAAGCATCAAAAGGTTATATTTTCTGCTGGTACAAATGTAATATACGGTTCAAACGCGCAAGGAAAAAGCAATCTTTTAGAATGCATAAGGTTATTAAGCATTGGAAAATCCTTTAGAAATAGTAAAAATAGGGACATGGTTTGTTTTGATGTAGATTATTATTATATAAAAGGTGTTTTCGACGTAGATGGCGAAGAAGTAACAGTTGAGACAGGGTATAAGTTAAATCAAAACAGGTTTTTTAAGGTAAATAACAATAAGATAAAGAATATTTCGGAGTTAATCGGCGTTATACTTACTACGATTTTTTCTCCAGATGACCTAAATATCGTAAAAGGCAGTCCTTCATTAAGAAGGCGATACATGGATGCATCTATTTCAATGATCAAGAGAAACTACCTTTACGACATAATACAGTACAACAAAGTTTTAGCAAACAGAAACAAGGTTTTAAAGGATGTAAAATTTAAAAAAGAAAGTGCAAGACTTTTGGACATTATGGATGAACAGCTTTCATTTTTTGGTTCGAAAATTATTATGTACAGAAGACAGTACATCAATAATCTTGACTTAATAGTAAAAAAAATTGTTCAAGATATTTCATGTGAAAAAGTTGATTTGATATATTGGAATAATGTTACAGACAAAATTGATGACATTAAGTCTATCAAAGATTTACTTTTAAATAAGTTGATATTAAACAGGGATGTTGATATAAAATACGGCGATACGAAGTACGGGCCTCACAGAGATGATGTGAAAATATTTATAAATGGCCATGATTCAAGAATTTTCGCTTCACAAGGTCAGCAGCGAACTATTGCTCTATGTCTTAAATTGGCAGAATACGAAGTAATAAGATCAGAAAATGGTGAAAATCCTATACTTTTGCTTGATGATGTTATGTCAGAGTTAGATGAAAATAGGAGAAAATATATCTTAAATAAAGTTGAGGGATGTCAGACTTTTATAACACATACAGAAAAAAAAGACGTAAAAGGTGATAAATATTTTTTGATTTCTGATGGTTTAATTATATCTGATTAAGGAGGAAATTATGTACGTTCATTTAGGTGGGAATGTAGTGGTGCCAGACGATGAAATAATTGCAGTTTTTAATATAGATGTTAAATCTTCAAAAGATACCAGTGAATTTTTAAGGATTGCTGAAGAAGAAGGATTTATTGTAAAAATATCAGATGACAACATAAAGTCTTTTGTAATAACAGAGAGAAATAAAAAAAGCATAATCTACATATCTCCCATATCGTCCTACACCATTATAAAAAGGGCCTTAAAATACAGTGAATAAAAAATAGAGGTAAAACCTCTATTTTTTTACAAATCTATTAACGATCGCATCTTGTGTTAGATGTTCGAAGGAGTCATCTAAAGGCATTAGAGTGCAATTGCCGTATTTTCTTTCCAGAGCTTTTTTTATCAATATATCTGTAAACTCTGGATTTTTAGGCAGAACTGGACCGTGAAGGTACGTTCCAAATGTGTTTTTGTATATTGCACCTTCCATGCCGTCTTCTCCATTATTGCCATTTCCATATATGACCTTTCCTAAAGGCTTTACGTTATTCTGTAAAAATGTCTTTCCGGAGTGATTTTCAAATCCTACCATCTTAAATGTCTTGCCATCGATATATGATTCTATTATTATGTTGTCAATCATCCTTTTGTTTCCTGCTACCGTGTATATTTCAAGTGCACCTATGCCAGGCAATTTGTTTCCGTCCGAAGATAAATAGTACATGCCAAGCAGTTGATATCCGCCACATATGCTGAGAAGCGTCAATCCATCTTCAATGGCAGACTTTAAATTATTTGCTCTCTTTAATGTCAGATCATCGCTGACGATTTTTTGTTCTCTGTCAGAGCCGCCGCCTAAGAACAGTATGTCGATGTCTTTGAAATTTGTATTGGTATCCACTGTTATAGCTTTTATTTCGGTTTCAATTCCTCTCCACTCACATCTTCTTTTAAGTGTTATTATGTTTCCTCTATCTCCATAAAGATTCAGTAGTTCCGGGTACATATGGCCTATTACGAGTTTCATTGTTTTACACCTCTTGATTTTAAGTAGTTATTTACTTCATGCAATGATGTGTAGTTAGGAAGTACAGCTATCAATTCTTCATCTGTTATGGTTGGAATGTAGTCCATTGCTTCATCTATTGGTTTTATGATTTTTATCTTCTTTTGATCTATTCCGGCGTATTTAAGCCTTAAGGCCATATCTTCTGCCCTTAACCCCGATGTTACAACATGGTTTATTTTTGTATGTGATACAAAGTTTTCGATGTCTACATCCCAAAGCCAAGATACATCTCTACCGTCAGCGTAATTATCGTTTATGGCAATTAATAAGTTTAAAGGTTTATTGATTTCTCTTAACATATTTAAAGTGCTGTCAAAGCCTATTGGATTTTTAATGAGATTTATTATGGTTTTTTTGCCTTTTAAATAAGTCTTTTGAAGTCTACCTGCAATAGGCGTGTAGTTGTTAAGTCCCGTTTGTATATCTGAAAATGAAATACCTAAAAGTACATTTGTTGCTACAGATGCCATGACGTTATAAACGTTGTATGCACCTGTAAGATGGCTTTTTACGTTTATCAATTTTTCTTTGTATTTTAATTTAAATGATATTCCATCTTCTGTAAGTTTTATATCAAGTGCACCGAAATCCAATTTTGGACGTGATTTTCCACATTTAGGACAGTAGTAGTCGCCAAGCTGACCGTAAAAAACATCCTTGTAGACGTATTTTCCACCGCAAACTGGACAATATTTTTGTTCAAATGCCGGTGATAGGCTGTAACCGTAGTTTAACTTATCTAAGATGCCGTAGTAAAAAACATTTATGTTAAGGTCATCGCCTAAAGAAGCTGTAAAAGGCTCATCTGCGTTTAAAAGAAGCATTGAATCTTTAGGAAGTTTACTTAAAGATTCCTTGACTTTTTTGATTGTCGTGTCTAATTCACCGTATCTGTCAAGCTGATCTCTAAAAAAATTCGTCACAACGACTACCTTTGGATTGATGTCATTTAAGACAAGAGGCATATTCGCTTCGTCAACTTCAAACACGCCAGTATCGCAACTTATATTGCCAAAGATGTCGCTGTTTTTTATAAGCACAGTGGCAATTCCACTTAACATGTTTGCTCCTTCTCTGTTATGAACTACTTTCTTGCCAGACGACCTTAAAATCTCCGCTATAAGTCCTGATGTAGTAGTCTTTCCATTTGTTCCCGTCACAACTATCTTTTCATTTTTTACATCTTTTACGATGTTCTTTATGATATCAGAATCTACCTTTAAAGCTAATTTTCCTGGCAATGATGTACCGTTTTTTCCAGTTAATTTACAACCAAGTATTACAAATTTTCCTACTAAGATACCGAGAAGATCCAATATAACACCACCTTGAAAATGAACATCATATCTACATATTTAAGTATATTATAAAATAGTCTTTTTATAAAATAAAAAATTTCCTTTTAGAAGTAAAAATGCAAAAAAATCTGCTTAAATTCGCTTCCTTGTATAAAAAACAAAAAAATGATACAATAAAACTATTGGAATTTAGTACGGAGGTATGTATATGGCAAATGATGAAACATATGGTGCAAGTCAAATTCAAATATTAGAGGGTCTTGAGGCTGTAAGGAAGCGTCCTGGCATGTACATAGGAAGCACCAGCAGTAGGGGACTTCACCATCTTGTGTATGAGATAGTAGACAATAGCATTGATGAGGCATTGGCAGGGTACTGCAAAAATATAGATGTCATTATTCACAAAGATAATTCTGTATCTGTAATAGATGATGGTAGGGGAATACCGACAGACATACATCCACAAACAGGTAAATCAGGTGTTGAAGTTGCGCTGACTGTACTACATGCAGGTGGTAAGTTTAACAATGACGTTTATAAAGTTTCTGGTGGTCTTCACGGTGTAGGACTATCAGTAGTAAATGCTTTATCAAAAAATCTTGAAGTTATCGTCAAGCAAAATGGAAAAGTGTATCAGCAAAAGTATGAAAGAGGGGTTCCAAAGACAGATCTTACAGTAATCGGTG contains:
- the recF gene encoding DNA replication/repair protein RecF (All proteins in this family for which functions are known are DNA-binding proteins that assist the filamentation of RecA onto DNA for the initiation of recombination or recombinational repair.); translated protein: MYLKELIVDNFKNLKHQKVIFSAGTNVIYGSNAQGKSNLLECIRLLSIGKSFRNSKNRDMVCFDVDYYYIKGVFDVDGEEVTVETGYKLNQNRFFKVNNNKIKNISELIGVILTTIFSPDDLNIVKGSPSLRRRYMDASISMIKRNYLYDIIQYNKVLANRNKVLKDVKFKKESARLLDIMDEQLSFFGSKIIMYRRQYINNLDLIVKKIVQDISCEKVDLIYWNNVTDKIDDIKSIKDLLLNKLILNRDVDIKYGDTKYGPHRDDVKIFINGHDSRIFASQGQQRTIALCLKLAEYEVIRSENGENPILLLDDVMSELDENRRKYILNKVEGCQTFITHTEKKDVKGDKYFLISDGLIISD
- the dnaA gene encoding chromosomal replication initiator protein DnaA translates to MYDDCYSLWDAIFEKLKSELTTTSYTTWLVHLKPVALLDDILVLSAVNVFTKNIINGRYLNVIYDAAKSITNKKIEIKIVSEDEEEYKKIKETVQFKSEKDKTVSNMLNPKYTFDTFVVGNSNKLAHAACLAVAQSPARAYNPLFIYGGVGLGKTHLMHAIGHFVLEHNSNTKIMYVTSETFTNELVNSIKDDKNEEFRNKYRSMDILLIDDIQFIAKKERTQEEFFHTFNTLYEANKQIIVSSDRPPKEIPTLEDRLRSRFEWGLIADIQPPDFETRIAILKKKAQNENLNIPDDVLVYIAEKIPSNIRELEGALIRIVAFSSLTKANIDLDLAKDALKDIISNKVRKITVKLIQEEVCKYYNINYEDFISKKRTKTIAFPRQIAMYLAREMTDLSLPKIGEEFGKDHTTVIHAYDKISNDIKEDESLNKQIEELKKRIKGF
- a CDS encoding type 1 glutamine amidotransferase, translating into MKLVIGHMYPELLNLYGDRGNIITLKRRCEWRGIETEIKAITVDTNTNFKDIDILFLGGGSDREQKIVSDDLTLKRANNLKSAIEDGLTLLSICGGYQLLGMYYLSSDGNKLPGIGALEIYTVAGNKRMIDNIIIESYIDGKTFKMVGFENHSGKTFLQNNVKPLGKVIYGNGNNGEDGMEGAIYKNTFGTYLHGPVLPKNPEFTDILIKKALERKYGNCTLMPLDDSFEHLTQDAIVNRFVKK
- the dnaN gene encoding DNA polymerase III subunit beta, which translates into the protein MKFSCDKISLLNAVNKVIKGVTPRTTLPILQGILLKSENNKIVMYTTDMEIGIQCSIEAFIIEDGSIVVSSKVFSDLVRKLPDDTVFFESDESNMVYIKCGLTEFSISGNSSDEFPDIPDVIKDVTFSLNQKILKEMIKMTSFSVAQDMARPILTGILMEVSKNTINMVALDGYRMSIKKYVSEDPLSKNLDDFSVVIPGTTANELLRVMEDSDDEVSISFTGNQILFEFNDTKVISKLLDGNYMNYKTVIPKDFKSVVIIDKDDLIGAIDRASLLASNKSNLIKFTFNERELVISSNSEKGKMSERLNIEIEGNLIEIAFNSRYLLEALRVIDSKKIKISMINSINPMIITPIEDDDYLYMVLPVKLND
- a CDS encoding RNA-binding S4 domain-containing protein; this translates as MEEVKINTEYITLDQFLKYVGIAETGGKGKQMILEGLVKVNGNIELKRGKKLRKGDTVIVDEKKFVIK
- the remB gene encoding extracellular matrix regulator RemB encodes the protein MYVHLGGNVVVPDDEIIAVFNIDVKSSKDTSEFLRIAEEEGFIVKISDDNIKSFVITERNKKSIIYISPISSYTIIKRALKYSE
- a CDS encoding MurT ligase domain-containing protein; translation: MDLLGILVGKFVILGCKLTGKNGTSLPGKLALKVDSDIIKNIVKDVKNEKIVVTGTNGKTTTSGLIAEILRSSGKKVVHNREGANMLSGIATVLIKNSDIFGNISCDTGVFEVDEANMPLVLNDINPKVVVVTNFFRDQLDRYGELDTTIKKVKESLSKLPKDSMLLLNADEPFTASLGDDLNINVFYYGILDKLNYGYSLSPAFEQKYCPVCGGKYVYKDVFYGQLGDYYCPKCGKSRPKLDFGALDIKLTEDGISFKLKYKEKLINVKSHLTGAYNVYNVMASVATNVLLGISFSDIQTGLNNYTPIAGRLQKTYLKGKKTIINLIKNPIGFDSTLNMLREINKPLNLLIAINDNYADGRDVSWLWDVDIENFVSHTKINHVVTSGLRAEDMALRLKYAGIDQKKIKIIKPIDEAMDYIPTITDEELIAVLPNYTSLHEVNNYLKSRGVKQ